A segment of the Candidatus Pelagisphaera phototrophica genome:
TCGTGATGAAGGCGGTTGTAGATTGGATTAGTGATCAGTTCGTTGAGGTATTTCGATATAGCTCCAACGTTTTTGGCAATCGACCATTCGTTGTCGTTGAGAATGATGATAAGACGTTTGGTCGCTGAAGCTACATTGTTGAGGGCCTCCATCGTTATGCCGCAAGTGAAGGCGGCATCGCCGCATAACGCTACGACATGCTCATCGGAGCCCAGCTGGTCACGGGCGGCAGCCATGCCCAGCGCGGCAGAAAGGGCTGTTCCGGCATGTCCGGCTCCGAATGAGTCGTGTGGACTTTCAGACCTAGCGAGGAATCCGCTTATGCCACTGTTCTTGCGAATCTTGTCGAATTCTTTGCCGTTTCTTCCTGTTAGGAGCTTGTGGACATATCCTTGGTGTGAGGTGTCGAACACGAATTGATCCTTGGGGGTGTTAAAGACGAGGTGCATGGCGATAGTCAGCTCGACCACCCCCAAGTTCGGTCCCAAGTGACCGCCATTGATCGAAGTGACATCAATCAGCTTAGCTCGGATTTCAGCGGCAAGATCCGTTAGCTCATCCGAGCTTAATGATCGGATGTCGGCAGGCTTCTCGATGGCGTTGAGCAAGGGAAATGGGTCGTTCCCGTTCGCTTCGGACTGTTGGCTTGTGTTCAAAAGATTGGAAAATAAAATCGGGAAGAGAAGGGAATCATTGGTTCTTGTCCACCCTATAGGTCTAAATTTTGTCTACTCGTCTGGATCGAAATTTTCGAATTCCGGATTCTCGGCGTCTTGGTTGCGCAGGATCTCGATTTTCGCCTCAGCCTCGCTTATCTTTTTGTCGCAATGGACGAGCAGCTTCGAACCCGCTTCATACCGCTTAACGAGGTTGTCCAAGTTCAATTCGCCGCTTTCCATTTCTTCAACGATTGCCTCGAGCTTTTCCAGTCCCTCTTCAAATGAGAGCTCCTTGTCTTTAGTCTTTTTGGTCACAGTGTAAAAGTATGGAAGGAGGGGATCTTATGACAAGATCATGTTTTGCTCGCTTCAAGAAAGGTCGCTTAAAGCGGGCGTCCGCTTGAAACGATGGAAAGCTTGATCAAAGCTGGACAGACTCCGCTGCTTCGCATCAGATTCTCGGCAATGACGACACTGGAAATCGTTTTCGCTACCGCCCTTATTCTCAAAATGGGGGCCGAACTAGTTTTGGAGGCCGTCAATCGGAGTCATGTATTGAAATTCTCCGATCAAGCGCCTGAGGGACTGGGCGACGTGATGAATGGGGAGACTTACGCCAAGTCAAATGAATATACTTTGGCCAAGAGCCGATTTGGCTCGATCGTTTTGGTATTTGACGCGGCGGTTTTGGCACTCGTTGTTTTAAGTGGCGTGTTGCCCGTCCTCTTCGGCTGGTGGAGTGGGCAGTTTGGAGACTCCAACATGTACTCCGCATTGTTCCTCATCGTGCTGACAACAATGATAAGTATTCCTGGAATTCCTTTCGAATACTGGAGCCAATTTAAGATTGAAGAGAAATTTGGCTTCAATCGAAGCTCCGTAAAGCTCTGGGTAACGGACAAAATCAAGGGAGCAGTAATCGGGTTTTTGATTGGGTTTCCGTTGTTGTGGCTTCTGATTAGCCTAGTTGGTTGGCTGGGTAGCTCGTGGTGGATTTACGCCTTTGTCATTATGATGGCATTTCAGTTGCTGATGATGGTCCTTTACCCCATGCTGATAATGCCTTTGTTCAACAAACTCTCGCCGCTGGAGGAGGGACCATTGAAAGACCGGCTCATGGAGCTTTCGGACCGGGCTGGATTTAAGGCCAAGACCATACAGGTCATCGATGGCAGCAAGCGCTCGGGACACTCCAATGCTTACTTTACCGGCTTCGGGAAATTTCGCCGTATTGTGCTCTACGATACCTTGATTGAGCAACTGAGCGAGGAGGAGCTGGAGGCGGTGCTAGCTCACGAAATTGGACACTACAAGAAAGGACACATCCCGAAGATGATCGGTCTTTCCGCGTTGATGATGCTAGCTGCCTTCTGGATCATTAATTTTCTTTTGCACAGTTCGGCCTTCTTTGAAGGGTTTGGATTTGCTCCTCTGGAAATGGGTGCGATTGGCAATTTAGGCATCGCCATGCTCCTTTTTAGCTTTCTGGGCGGACTGGTAACCTTTTGGATTAGCCCGTTGTTTCATGGTATGTCGCGCAAACACGAATACGAAGCCGATGCATTCGCTCGTGAGGCAGTCGGTGGCTGGAAACCGCTCAGTGGGGCATTGAGAAGGTTGAGTGAGAAGAACCTTTCCAACTTGAATCCTCACCCGCTTTACAGCGGGTTCCACTATTCCCATCCGACCTTACTTGAGCGAGAACGAGCCATGAAGAAAGCTTAGTATGTCAGCGGAAGGGAGGACTGATTTGTCAAAGCGGACCAGAAGAACATCGAGCAAAGGCCGGCTTATTTTAGGCATAGGCGGGGCACTTGGAGTCGCTGTCGTATTTCTAGTCGTTTGGGTGGCGCGAGATACTGACTCCCTTGACGAAGGAGTCATTGACTACGGATTTTCCGGTGAAGTTTACCGTTTTGGCCCAGTGAGCCATGAAATCGTGTTCGGGGAAGGGGTTAGCTCGCTACTGGTTGAATCAGTGGGAGACTACCTAGAAAGAGTAGGATATTTCAGTCCGGCCTACGGAGGGGTGATCCAAATTCGGTCCGATGGTAATGGATTCGATCTCTACCTTACGTACCCTCGTCAGTATTGGAATCGTACCGATTTTCGGGATGAGGTCGCTTCCATCCGGGATGACCTGGAAGCAAATGTTCTGATGGAAGCGACTCAAGTTATTTTGGTCGATGAGGATGAAAGTGGTATCCATTCAATGAATCTAAACCGTCGACCTGATACGCTTT
Coding sequences within it:
- a CDS encoding exodeoxyribonuclease VII small subunit — protein: MTKKTKDKELSFEEGLEKLEAIVEEMESGELNLDNLVKRYEAGSKLLVHCDKKISEAEAKIEILRNQDAENPEFENFDPDE
- a CDS encoding M48 family metallopeptidase, yielding MESLIKAGQTPLLRIRFSAMTTLEIVFATALILKMGAELVLEAVNRSHVLKFSDQAPEGLGDVMNGETYAKSNEYTLAKSRFGSIVLVFDAAVLALVVLSGVLPVLFGWWSGQFGDSNMYSALFLIVLTTMISIPGIPFEYWSQFKIEEKFGFNRSSVKLWVTDKIKGAVIGFLIGFPLLWLLISLVGWLGSSWWIYAFVIMMAFQLLMMVLYPMLIMPLFNKLSPLEEGPLKDRLMELSDRAGFKAKTIQVIDGSKRSGHSNAYFTGFGKFRRIVLYDTLIEQLSEEELEAVLAHEIGHYKKGHIPKMIGLSALMMLAAFWIINFLLHSSAFFEGFGFAPLEMGAIGNLGIAMLLFSFLGGLVTFWISPLFHGMSRKHEYEADAFAREAVGGWKPLSGALRRLSEKNLSNLNPHPLYSGFHYSHPTLLERERAMKKA